In Arthrobacter sp. PAMC25284, a single genomic region encodes these proteins:
- the rplU gene encoding 50S ribosomal protein L21 → MVYAIVRAGGRQEKVSVGDFVTLNRVPGGAGSTFELPALLLVDGDKVTSAAADLAKVTVTAEILEDLRGPKIVIQKFKNKTGYKKRQGHRQELTKVKITGIK, encoded by the coding sequence GTGGTGTACGCGATTGTCCGCGCAGGCGGCCGCCAAGAGAAGGTTTCCGTTGGAGACTTCGTTACCCTGAACCGCGTCCCCGGTGGAGCCGGCAGCACATTTGAGCTGCCCGCACTGCTTTTGGTTGACGGCGACAAGGTCACGTCCGCTGCCGCGGACCTGGCCAAGGTAACGGTTACGGCTGAGATCCTTGAGGACCTCCGTGGTCCGAAGATTGTGATCCAGAAGTTCAAGAACAAGACCGGCTACAAGAAGCGCCAGGGTCACCGTCAGGAATTGACCAAGGTCAAGATCACCGGTATCAAGTAA
- the rpmA gene encoding 50S ribosomal protein L27: MAHKKGASSTRNGRDSNAQYLGVKRFGGQVVSAGEIIVRQRGTHFHPGAGVGRGGDDTLFALTPGAVEFGTRRGRRVVNIVAAAAAE; encoded by the coding sequence ATGGCACATAAAAAAGGCGCGAGTTCCACTCGCAACGGTCGTGACTCCAACGCCCAGTACCTCGGCGTCAAGCGCTTCGGCGGTCAGGTAGTCTCCGCAGGCGAGATCATCGTCCGCCAGCGCGGCACCCACTTCCACCCCGGTGCAGGCGTTGGCCGCGGCGGGGATGACACCCTGTTCGCACTGACCCCCGGCGCTGTCGAGTTCGGCACCCGCCGCGGCCGCCGCGTTGTCAACATCGTGGCTGCAGCAGCGGCAGAGTAG
- a CDS encoding bifunctional hydroxymethylpyrimidine kinase/phosphomethylpyrimidine kinase, producing the protein MSLLSSSFLAYQPQASSPVRIPRVLTIAGSDPSGGAGVQADLKSIAAHSGYGMAAITALTAQNTRGVRAVHIPPADFLTAQLDAISDDIRIDAVKIGMLADAAVIGAVHAWLERTNPAIVVLDPVMVATSGDRLLQDTAEAALQALLPLADLITPNLAELAILLNEPVAADWAEALAQGKRLAARTETTVLVKGGHLAGSDAGSCPDALINTGGVLGQETIEVQGDRVATRNSHGTGCSLSSALATVQVRVGDWEAALREVKPWLQGALRTAGSLDVGSGNGPVHHFHHLQQTPVAGEFAAHLRAGATDDLEAIYGLDFIRGLSDGTLPEKEFAYYLAQDAIYLNGYSRVLARVSALAPTEAEQLFWARSSQQCLEVESELHRTWLSTRPTASAPGPVTKSYVDHLLAASVTGSYGVLVAAVLPCFWLYAEVGATLHARFLDAGAPAGHPYADWLRTYADEEFAASTRQAIAYADTAAQYASRTERDAMTRAFAESSRYELEFFDAPRTHG; encoded by the coding sequence ATGTCCCTTTTGTCCTCATCATTTCTCGCGTACCAGCCACAGGCATCGTCGCCGGTCCGGATTCCCCGTGTGCTGACGATCGCCGGCTCGGACCCCTCCGGCGGAGCCGGGGTTCAAGCCGACCTGAAGAGCATCGCCGCGCACAGCGGCTACGGCATGGCTGCCATCACCGCCCTCACCGCGCAGAATACCCGGGGCGTGCGGGCCGTCCACATCCCGCCGGCGGACTTCCTCACCGCCCAGCTGGATGCGATCAGCGACGACATCCGCATCGACGCCGTCAAAATCGGCATGCTGGCAGACGCTGCGGTGATCGGGGCGGTCCACGCCTGGCTCGAACGGACCAACCCCGCCATCGTCGTGCTGGACCCGGTCATGGTGGCCACGAGTGGCGACCGGCTGCTGCAGGACACCGCAGAGGCCGCACTGCAGGCCCTGCTGCCCCTCGCCGACCTGATCACCCCAAACCTCGCTGAGCTGGCCATCCTCCTGAATGAACCGGTCGCCGCGGACTGGGCCGAGGCCCTGGCCCAGGGGAAGCGGCTGGCCGCACGGACTGAAACCACCGTCCTGGTCAAAGGCGGCCATCTGGCAGGCAGCGACGCCGGCAGTTGCCCGGACGCGCTCATCAACACCGGGGGAGTGCTCGGCCAGGAAACCATCGAGGTGCAGGGGGACCGCGTGGCTACACGCAACAGCCACGGTACCGGCTGCTCCCTCTCCTCGGCATTGGCCACCGTGCAGGTCCGGGTGGGTGACTGGGAGGCGGCGCTGCGCGAGGTGAAGCCATGGCTGCAGGGAGCTCTGCGGACAGCGGGCTCGCTCGACGTCGGCTCCGGCAACGGACCGGTCCACCATTTCCACCACCTGCAGCAGACACCGGTTGCCGGCGAATTCGCCGCGCACCTCCGGGCCGGAGCCACCGACGACCTCGAGGCCATCTACGGCCTCGACTTCATCCGGGGACTGAGCGACGGAACCCTGCCCGAGAAAGAGTTCGCCTATTACCTCGCCCAGGACGCCATCTACCTGAACGGCTACTCCCGTGTCCTGGCCAGGGTCTCCGCCCTGGCGCCCACGGAAGCCGAACAGCTGTTCTGGGCACGTTCCTCGCAGCAGTGCCTGGAAGTCGAATCCGAGCTGCACCGGACCTGGCTCAGTACCCGGCCGACGGCGTCGGCGCCGGGACCGGTGACCAAGTCCTACGTGGACCATCTGCTGGCTGCCTCGGTTACGGGCAGTTACGGGGTGCTGGTCGCCGCAGTCCTGCCGTGCTTCTGGCTCTACGCCGAAGTCGGCGCCACCTTGCATGCCCGGTTCCTCGACGCCGGGGCGCCGGCGGGCCACCCCTACGCGGACTGGCTGCGTACCTACGCCGATGAGGAATTTGCCGCCTCGACCCGGCAGGCCATCGCCTACGCCGACACGGCCGCGCAGTACGCCTCCCGCACGGAGCGGGACGCGATGACGCGGGCCTTCGCTGAGTCCTCCCGCTATGAGCTGGAATTCTTCGACGCGCCGAGAACCCACGGCTGA
- the obgE gene encoding GTPase ObgE, whose product MASFVDRVVLHVSGGTGGHGCVSVHREKFKPLGGPDGGNGGNGGDVILRVDPQTTTLLDYHHAPHRHATNGGPGMGDWRGGKNGETLILPVPVGTVVKTKAGEVLADLVTEGAEYIASAGGIGGLGNASLSSQKRRAPGFALLGIEGESSDIVLELKSIADIALVGFPSAGKSSLIAAMSAARPKIADYPFTTLIPNLGVVQAGDVRFTIADVPGLIEGASEGKGLGHHFLRHVERCAALVHVLDCGTLESDRDPLSDLAIIESELEKYAVDMSFSGVDGDVVPLNHRPRLVALNKVDLPDGKDMAEFVRPDLESRGYKVFEISATSHEGLRQLGFAMGEIVQAARDAVAAAPPKVQAPILKPRAVNESGFKIRREEKNLEPLFRVLGDKPVRWVKQTDFTNEEAIGYLADRLAKLGVENELFKQGAKPGDTVVIGEDDGVVFDWEPTMMAGAELLAAPRGTDVRFADIGDRPTRGQKRDEQQERRDAKAAARAELEAERKAGIWTESVSSRRVAKPLKESALDTELEE is encoded by the coding sequence GTGGCGAGCTTTGTAGACCGGGTAGTACTGCACGTATCCGGCGGTACCGGCGGCCACGGCTGTGTTTCCGTCCACCGCGAGAAGTTCAAGCCGCTCGGCGGACCCGATGGCGGCAACGGCGGTAACGGCGGCGACGTCATCCTCCGTGTCGACCCGCAAACCACCACCCTGCTCGACTACCACCACGCCCCGCACCGGCACGCCACCAACGGCGGCCCCGGAATGGGCGACTGGCGCGGCGGTAAGAACGGCGAAACCCTGATCCTGCCCGTGCCCGTCGGAACCGTGGTCAAGACCAAGGCCGGGGAGGTCCTCGCCGACCTCGTCACTGAAGGCGCTGAATACATCGCCTCAGCCGGAGGCATCGGCGGACTCGGCAACGCCTCGCTGTCGTCGCAAAAGCGCCGTGCCCCCGGCTTCGCACTGCTCGGCATCGAAGGCGAATCCAGTGACATTGTCCTGGAACTGAAATCCATCGCGGACATCGCACTGGTGGGTTTCCCCTCTGCCGGCAAGTCGAGCCTGATCGCCGCCATGTCGGCCGCGCGGCCCAAAATCGCCGATTACCCTTTCACGACGCTGATCCCGAACCTGGGCGTCGTCCAGGCCGGTGACGTCCGCTTCACCATTGCCGATGTTCCGGGCCTGATCGAGGGCGCCAGCGAAGGCAAGGGCCTCGGCCACCACTTCCTGCGCCACGTCGAGCGCTGTGCTGCGCTCGTCCACGTGCTGGACTGTGGAACGCTGGAATCCGACCGCGACCCGCTCTCCGACCTGGCCATCATTGAATCGGAACTGGAAAAGTACGCGGTCGACATGAGCTTCAGCGGCGTCGACGGTGATGTGGTCCCCCTGAACCACCGCCCCCGGCTTGTGGCGCTGAACAAAGTGGACCTGCCGGACGGCAAGGACATGGCCGAATTTGTCCGGCCGGACCTGGAGTCCCGCGGCTACAAAGTCTTTGAAATCTCCGCCACGAGCCACGAAGGCCTTCGCCAGCTCGGCTTCGCCATGGGTGAAATCGTGCAGGCGGCCCGCGACGCCGTCGCTGCCGCGCCGCCCAAGGTGCAGGCCCCGATCCTGAAGCCGCGCGCCGTCAACGAGTCCGGTTTCAAAATCCGCCGTGAAGAGAAAAACCTGGAACCGCTGTTCCGTGTCCTCGGTGACAAGCCCGTGCGCTGGGTCAAGCAGACGGACTTCACCAACGAGGAAGCCATCGGCTACCTCGCCGACCGGCTCGCGAAGCTGGGCGTTGAAAACGAGCTCTTCAAACAGGGCGCCAAGCCGGGTGACACTGTGGTGATCGGCGAGGACGATGGCGTGGTCTTCGACTGGGAGCCGACCATGATGGCCGGCGCTGAACTACTGGCCGCCCCGCGCGGTACCGACGTGCGCTTCGCCGACATCGGAGACCGTCCCACCCGTGGCCAGAAGCGCGACGAACAGCAGGAACGCCGCGACGCAAAGGCCGCAGCCCGTGCGGAACTCGAGGCCGAACGCAAAGCCGGCATCTGGACCGAATCCGTCAGCAGCCGCCGCGTTGCAAAGCCGCTCAAGGAGAGCGCGCTGGACACCGAGCTTGAGGAGTGA
- the nadD gene encoding nicotinate-nucleotide adenylyltransferase, translating to MGGTFDPIHHGHLVAASEVAAKFDLDEVVFVPTGQPWQKMSKKVSEAEHRYLMTVIATASNPRFTVSRVDVDRPGPTYTIDTLRDLRSLRPDADLFFITGADALAQILSWKDIDELWSLAHFVGVTRPGHVLDGMGRTDVSLLEVPAMAISSTDCRSRVAKGNPVWYLVPDGVVQYIAKYGLYEGQPDPAGINSGGRDTLHGSGPDSAGFDPGQSATALEIHQPASTE from the coding sequence ATGGGCGGAACGTTTGATCCGATCCATCATGGCCACCTTGTCGCTGCCAGCGAGGTCGCGGCCAAGTTCGACCTGGACGAAGTTGTGTTCGTGCCGACGGGCCAGCCCTGGCAGAAGATGTCCAAGAAGGTTAGCGAGGCCGAACACCGGTACCTCATGACCGTCATCGCCACGGCATCAAATCCGCGCTTTACCGTGAGTCGGGTGGACGTTGACCGGCCGGGACCCACGTACACGATCGACACCCTGCGTGACTTGCGCAGCCTGCGCCCCGACGCCGATCTGTTCTTCATTACCGGAGCGGACGCCCTGGCGCAGATCCTGTCCTGGAAAGACATTGACGAACTGTGGTCCCTCGCGCATTTTGTTGGCGTGACCCGGCCCGGCCACGTGCTCGACGGCATGGGCCGGACGGATGTCAGCCTGCTGGAGGTCCCGGCCATGGCGATTTCCTCCACCGACTGCCGCAGCAGGGTCGCGAAGGGCAACCCGGTCTGGTACCTCGTGCCGGACGGCGTTGTGCAGTACATAGCGAAGTACGGATTGTACGAAGGCCAGCCCGATCCCGCCGGGATCAACAGCGGCGGGCGGGACACCCTTCACGGTTCCGGGCCGGACAGTGCCGGCTTCGACCCGGGACAGTCAGCAACTGCCTTAGAGATACATCAACCAGCCAGCACCGAATGA
- the proB gene encoding glutamate 5-kinase, with protein MLARARRIVVKVGSSSLTSIKGGISEEALIELSNALSAKSNSGTEIILVSSGAISAGLAPLGLTKRPRDLATQQAAASVGQGLLMARYTHAFGAHGVTVSQVLLTADDLMRRSHHMNAFRALNRLLNLGVVPVVNENDTVATHKIRFGDNDRLSALVAHLVRADALLLLSDVDALYDGPPALGAKRIPQVDGPDDLEGVTIGAPGKAGVGTGGMQTKVEAATMAADSGIPALVTSTANAAAALAGEDVGTWFTVNGGRKSVRMMWLAHLAHVQGRLILDDGAVTAVRDHHTSLLPAGVTALEGTFESGDAVEMVALDGTVIARGLVNYSSDELPQMLGRSTVELGESLGRGFDREVIHVDDLVLI; from the coding sequence ATGCTCGCCCGGGCACGCCGGATTGTGGTCAAGGTCGGATCGTCATCCCTCACCAGTATCAAGGGCGGCATTTCCGAAGAAGCGCTGATCGAACTGTCGAACGCGCTCTCGGCCAAAAGCAACAGCGGCACCGAAATTATCCTGGTCTCCTCAGGCGCCATCTCCGCGGGACTGGCGCCGCTGGGTCTGACGAAACGTCCCCGCGACCTCGCCACCCAGCAGGCCGCCGCCAGCGTGGGCCAGGGATTGCTGATGGCACGCTACACGCACGCCTTCGGCGCCCACGGAGTGACCGTGAGCCAGGTGCTCCTGACCGCCGACGACCTCATGCGGCGCAGCCACCACATGAATGCATTCCGGGCGCTGAACCGCCTGCTGAATCTTGGCGTTGTGCCGGTCGTCAACGAGAATGACACGGTCGCCACGCACAAGATCCGCTTCGGCGACAATGACCGACTGTCCGCCCTCGTTGCCCATCTCGTGCGGGCAGACGCGCTCCTGCTGCTGTCCGACGTCGATGCACTCTACGACGGGCCGCCGGCCCTCGGCGCCAAGCGGATTCCGCAGGTCGATGGCCCCGACGACCTCGAGGGCGTGACCATTGGGGCTCCCGGCAAGGCGGGGGTCGGAACCGGCGGAATGCAGACCAAGGTCGAAGCCGCGACGATGGCCGCAGACTCCGGCATCCCGGCGCTGGTCACCTCAACCGCAAATGCCGCTGCCGCACTGGCCGGCGAGGACGTCGGTACCTGGTTCACTGTCAATGGCGGACGCAAATCCGTGCGGATGATGTGGCTGGCCCACCTCGCCCATGTGCAGGGCCGGCTGATTCTCGATGACGGAGCCGTAACTGCTGTGCGGGACCACCACACCTCCCTGCTTCCGGCAGGCGTCACGGCTTTGGAGGGCACCTTCGAATCGGGCGACGCCGTAGAGATGGTGGCGTTGGACGGAACAGTGATTGCGCGCGGCCTGGTCAATTATTCTTCCGACGAACTCCCGCAAATGCTTGGTCGCTCGACCGTGGAACTCGGGGAGTCCCTCGGGCGTGGATTCGACCGTGAAGTCATTCACGTTGATGACCTGGTTCTGATCTAG